A section of the Plutella xylostella chromosome 18, ilPluXylo3.1, whole genome shotgun sequence genome encodes:
- the LOC119692662 gene encoding vasodilator-stimulated phosphoprotein-like, translated as MGKNKSKQDKKKKDKNPPPPPPPPPSKLTNKSISNPTPKPDASGLGVAAATSGAYAASQSAPLSPAADQSLTAPTAADQSLMSPAADQAMSPAVDQSQPFVITPTAEGQAGTFIGGIPPGTIGPDGQYIPDERTEVPEGYVQLADGSIVPIENVQAATGGQYGQPQ; from the exons ATGGGGAAGAATAAAAGCAAGCAAgataaaaagaagaaagataAAAACCCGCCGCCACCACCGCCACCTCCTCCATCAAAGCTTACG AACAAATCAATATCTAATCCTACACCAAAACCAGACGCTAGTGGACTGGGAGTGGCAGCAGCAACCAGTGGAGCCTACGCAGCCTCTCAATCAGCCCCTCTGTCACCGGCCGCCGACCAATCACTGACGGCCCCTACAGCTGCTGACCAATCACTGATGTCCCCGGCAGCTGATCAAGCAATGTCACCAGCAGTGGACCAATCACAGCCTTTCGTCATCACGCCAACTGCGGAAGGCCAAGCTGGTACATTCATAGGGGGCATACCTCCCGGTACGATTGGTCCCGATGGCCAGTATATCCCGGACGAACGAACCGAAGTTCCGGAAGGCTATGTGCAGTTGGCCGATGGATCCATCGTGCCTATTGAAAACGTGCAGGCGGCAACCGGAGGCCAGTACGGACAACCACAATAG
- the LOC125488534 gene encoding vegetative cell wall protein gp1-like: MGKKKGKKGEKGGKDKKGKKKGKEKTPPPPPPPPPPPPPDPFADLRQKFLPPSAPNSAPNSAPPSAPPSAPSSAPPSAPTSRRGSTTSTRSTASTDTGTSTSTGDSSGSESLSSKTPPTPEQKPSAMKPPDSAKPAPPSADSSKPETATPSPMSESPKIPTPVAEPPKPAASEPPKLAAAADDKPPPVAVTEAAPKLPDAPKGAMKSASKPPEANVPEAKAPEAETKTADKPADAKPPESDTKPADKPPEAKPPDAKPEAPAPDPKPTEKPT, encoded by the coding sequence ATGGGcaagaaaaaaggaaagaaAGGAGAAAAAGGCGGAAAAGACAAGAAAGGCAAAAAGAAAGGTAAGGAGAAGACACCAccaccaccgccgccgccgccgccgccaccaccaCCCGACCCCTTCGCTGATCTACGGCAGAAGTTTCTGCCCCCGTCCGCTCCAAATTCCGCGCCAAATTCCGCCCCACCGTCCGCCCCCCCATCCGCCCCATCATCCGCCCCGCCGTCAGCACCCACCAGCCGCAGAGGCAGCACCACCAGCACTCGCTCCACGGCATCCACCGACACCGGCACTTCCACTAGCACAGGCGACAGCAGTGGCAGCGAGAGTCTCTCCAGCAAGACACCACCCACCCCGGAACAGAAGCCATCAGCTATGAAACCTCCCGACTCAGCTAAGCCAGCTCCACCGTCTGCTGACTcttctaagcctgaaactgcaACACCATCGCCTATGTCTGAATCACCAAAGATTCCGACACCGGTAGCTGAGCCTCCGAAACCTGCTGCATCAGAGCCTCCCAAACTTGCTGCTGCAGCCGATGACAAGCCGCCTCCGGTAGCAGTGACGGAAGCGGCTCCAAAACTTCCTGATGCTCCAAAGGGTGCTATGAAATCTGCATCTAAGCCACCAGAGGCAAATGTACCAGAAGCAAAGGCACCCGAAGCTGAAACAAAAACTGCAGACAAACCAGCTGACGCCAAGCCACCAGAAAGTGATACTAAACCTGCAGACAAGCCACCTGAAGCCAAACCGCCTGATGCTAAGCCTGAGGCACCTGCTCCTGACCCCAAGCCAACAGAAAAACCTACATAA